One region of Purpureocillium takamizusanense chromosome 4, complete sequence genomic DNA includes:
- the SER1 gene encoding Phosphoserine transaminase (COG:E~BUSCO:EOG09262B1U~EggNog:ENOG503NUNH), with the protein MVKERSDITYFGAGPALLPTDVLDKAAQALLNFEGTGLGIAEHSHRSALATKIINEAKADLASYLDIPEDYDVLFMQGGGSGEFSATAYNLVGAWTLRQRNRIFGHLKQHSDADDLNEPALVQELKTKVEKDLKIDYIVTGSWSKKAAAEAARLFGPEHVNVVADAQKQNDGKFGTIPDEASWNLSDDAAMVYYCDNETVDGVEFPGFPKCLEPKADGTGPIVVADMSSNILSRKIPVRNFSAIFFGAQKNLGAAGVTAVVIKKSLLPQPSATLMRHLALPLPPIVLQYEIIAKNNSLYNTLSIFDVYVAGQVLKKLLATYPDKVNGQETVSEKKAELIYGALDAHPDVYRVVPAKSARSRMNVCFRVSKGGNIDEAEKAFLAEGEKVGLTGLKGHRSVGGIRASNYNSISLEGAEKLAKFINSFAQA; encoded by the exons ATGGTCAAGGAACGCTCAGACATCACCTacttcggcgccggcccggccctgCTGCCGACCGACGTGCtggacaaggcggcgcaggcgctgctcAACTTTGAAGGCACGGGGCTCGGCATCGCGGAGCACTCGCACCGCTCGGCGCTCGCGACTAAGATCAtcaacgaggccaaggcggaccTCGCGTCGTACCTGGACATCCCCGAGGACTACGACGTGCTCTTcatgcagggcggcggcagcggcgagttCTCCGCCACGGCCTACAACCTCGTTGGCGCCTGGACCCTGCGCCAGCGCAACCGCATCTTCGGCCACCTCAAGCAGcacagcgacgccgacgacctcaacgagcccgccctcgtccaggagCTCAAGACCAAGGTCGAAAAGGACCTCAAGATCGACTATATCGTCACCGGCAGCTGGTCCaaaaaggccgccgccgaggccgcccggCTGTTTGGCCCCGAGCACGTCAACGTCGTGGCCGACGCGCAAAAGCAAAACGACGGCAAGTTTGGTACCATCCCCGACGAGGCGTCGTGGAATCTctccgacgatgccgccatgGTCTACTACTGCGACAATGAGacggtcgacggcgtcgagttCCCCGGATTCCCCAAGTGCCTGGAGCCCAAGGCGGACGGCACGGGGCccattgtcgtcgccgacatgtCGTCCAACATTCTGTCCCGCAAGATACCCGTCAGGAACTTTTCCGCAATCTTCTTCGGCGCCCAAAAGAacctgggcgccgcgggcgtcaccgccgtcgtcatcaagAAGAGCCTGCTGCCCCAGCCCTCTGCCACCCTGATGAGGCAcctcgccctgccgctgccgccgattGTCCTGCAGTACGAGATCATTGCCAAGAACAACAGCCTCTATAACACCCTGAGCATTTTCGA CGTGTATGTCGCTGGCCAGGTCCTCAAGAAGCTGCTGGCGACCTACCCCGACAAGGTCAACGGCCAGGAGACCGTGTCCGAGAAAAAGGCCGAGCTCATCtacggcgccctcgacgcgcaCCCGGACGTCTACAGGGTCGTGCCGGCAAAGAGTGCGCGCTCAAGGATGAACGTGTGCTTCCGCGTGAGCAAGGGTGGCAacatcgacgaggccgagaaggccttcctggccgagggcgagaagGTTGGGCTGACGGGCTTGAAGGGCCACCGCAGCGTGGGTGGCATCCGTGCCAGCAATTACAACTCCATCTCGCTCGAGGGAgccgagaagctggccaAATTTATCAACTCCTTTGCCCAGGCGTAG
- the MSS1 gene encoding mitochondrial splicing system protein (COG:J~EggNog:ENOG503NUT7) has product MSWRGLRLGRLARAQRLISRTTASQPRHLQVHGTTATRCHAAITAGPFRATPPRLATAGESSTLPTVGDTIYALSTAQGRAGIAVIRISGPSCLEVYRSLCPSKAPPKPRYATVRTLFEPQPPGAHGPAGILDAEALVLYFPAPKTVTGEDVLELHVHGGPATVKAVLAAIPRCCTTTSNDDHQQRPRVRYAEPGEFTKRAFFNDRLDLAQVESLSDALAADTEQQRRAAVRGTSGALGRAYERWRQQLLLARGELEALIDFSEDQHFDEPQGELLDNVSRQVADMLAGIRLHELGSQRSELLRGGIRIALVGPPNVGKSSLMNLVVGREASIVSGEAGTTRDIVEASLDIRGFLCGFADTAGFRSRESASKDGAVLGAVEEEGIRRARQKAQESDVVIVLASVEQGPNGPFIYYDKETLDLAAEADAHLVVVNKRDAVDEATFATLIASFRQALRAQNPILASTVPLPISCKQGQQTDSTRPGGAATTDPGGIQAVIDSLIASFQAMTEMPPDLQDLLGVTERQRQLLVKCRAHLEEFMLEARRPEDPDNADGFEADSVLAAEYLRYAADCLARITGKGEAGDVEDVLGVVFEKFCVGK; this is encoded by the exons ATGTCGTGGcgcgggctgcggctgggAAGACTGGCtcgcgcccagcgcctcatCTCCCGCACGACAGCATCACAACCGCGCCATCTTCAAGTTCACGGCACGACTGCAACGCGGTGTCATGCTGCCATAACAGCAGGACCGTTTCgtgcgacgccgcccaggctcGCAACCGCCGGCGAATCGTCAACTCTGCCGACGGTAGGGGACACCATCTACGCCTTGTCCACGGCCCAGGGGCGCGctggcatcgccgtcatTCGTATCTCGGGCCCGTCCTGCCTTGAA GTATATCGATCGCTGTGTCCATCAAAGGCTCCGCCTAAGCCGAGATATGCCACCGTCCGCACGCTCTTTGAGCCCCAGCCGCCTGGCGCCcatgggccggccggcatcctcgacgcggAGGCCTTGGTCTTGTACTTTCCCGCACCAAAGACCGTCACTGGCGAGGACGTGCTGGAGCTGCATGTCCACGGAGGGCCGGCGACCGTCAAGGCCGTactcgccgccatcccgcgGTGTTGCACCACCACGAGCAATGACGATCATCAGCAGCGACCGCGCGTCCGGTACGCCGAGCCGGGCGAATTCACCAAACGCGCCTTCTTCAACGATCGGCTCGACCTCGCACAGGTCGAGTCCCTGagcgacgcgctcgccgccgacacggagcagcagcgccgagccgccgTGCGCGGCACGTCTGGCGCCCTGGGTCGCGCGTACGAgcgctggcggcagcagctgctgctcgcgcgcggcgagctcgaggccctcatCGACTTTTCCGAGGACCAGCACTTTGACGAGCCGCAGGGTGAGCTGCTCGATAATGTCTCGCGCCAGGTCGCCGACATGCTCGCCGGCATACGTCTGCACGAGctgggcagccagcgcagcgagCTGCTGAGGGGCGGCATTCGCATCGCGCTCGTTGGCCCGCCCAACGTCGGCAAGAGCTCGCTCATGAATCTTGTCGTCGGGAGGGAGGCGTCCATAGTgtcgggcgaggccggcaccACGCGGGACATTGTTGAGGCGAGTCTCGACATTCGTGGGTTCCTGTGCGGCTTCGCGGACACGGCTGGTTTCCGGTCCCGCGAGTCGGCCTCGAAGGATGGCGCAGTGCTCGGAGCcgtagaggaggagggcatccGACGGGCGCGACAGAAAGCGCAAGAGTCAGATGTCGTGATTGTGCTGGCATCCGTCGAGCAGGGTCCTAATGGTCCATTCATTTACTACGACAAGGAGACGCTGGacctggcggccgaggcagaCGCCCAtttggtcgtcgtcaacaaGCGAGACgcagtcgacgaggcgacgtTTGCGACCCTGATCGCCAGCTTCCGCCAGGCACTCCGTGCACAAAACCCGATCCTCGCCTCGACCGTTCCGCTGCCTATATCCTGCAAGCAGGGCCAGCAGACGGACAGCACTcggcctggcggcgcggccacgacggacCCGGGGGGCATCCAGGCCGTCATCGACTCGCTCATCGCCTCGTTCCAGGCCATGACGGAGATGCCCCCGGACCTGCAGGACCTGCTGGGCGTGAcggagcggcagcgacagctgCTCGTCAAGTGCCGAGCGCACCTCGAAGAGTTTAtgctcgaggcgcggcggcccgaAGACCCTGACAACGCCGACGGGTTCGAGGCTGACTCGGTGCTGGCAGCCGAGTACCTGCGCTACGCGGCCGACTGCCTGGCGCGCATCACAGGCAAAGGCGAGGCCGGGGATGTGGAAGACGTGCTGGGCGTCGTGTTTGAGAA ATTCTGTGTGGGCAAATAG
- the CWH41 gene encoding Mannosyl-oligosaccharide glucosidase (COG:G~EggNog:ENOG503NVNE~SECRETED:SignalP(1-21~SECRETED:cutsite=AAA-GD~SECRETED:prob=0.3415)): MARLSQLIAAAAALTAGVAAAGDDAVLSSEVGRLNNQSLLWGPYKPNLYFGVRPRLPEGLWSTLMWSRMDGYEDVKDGFRLTCEQGEEMRGYGWDEYDARTGGVQTIHDEGNKLDLTTSFVKVPGGSHGGSWAVRIKGELRDGAPEDQKTTVYYYFAQDGEGDLQVEGAGTEFGFEGDVALKGNSKSLGDYSILVTKGKGKHPSVDHDLSTKRHGDTTVVGSLQYADNLLWQAKPILFQQLQKAAQYVQETYGDAAAPPPWQVYRVDHDPGQGNVHIIQKTFEGPFEFDVIFSSGSAGKALTSEELTHEIKRTSESFSQRFGKVFDLKAPFKADKYLALGKSMFSNLLGGVGYFYGEQLIDRSYAPEYDEDNENFWVDAAEARGRRAQKMEGPYELFTSIPSRPFFPRGFLWDEGFHLVPIADWDMDLTLEIIKSWYKTMDDDGWIPREQILGAEARSKVPEEFQVQYPHYANPPTLFLVIEGFMERLRKANGTQRAEKETLSQDETLYRAHLDNVELGEEYLRKLYPLLRRQYDWFRKTQKGDIKSYDREAFSTKEAYRWRGRTETHCLTSGLDDYPRPQPPHPGELHVDLMSWVGLMTKSLLNIADALGMAEEVAELERNLEAIRRNLQDLHWSEKEGCFCDATIDEFEEHKLVCHKGYVSLFPFLVGLLKPDDPKLGKTLELLGDESHLFSAHGIRSLSQQDEGYGAGENYWRSPVWMPMNYMAVTQLYNVATQKGPFQDKARDLYTRLRRNLVETVYKSWAETGFAWEQYNPETGAGQRTKHFTGWTSLVVKLMSMEDLAGGHGRDEL, encoded by the exons ATGGCCAGACTCAGCCAATTGAtcgccgcggctgcggcccTGACGGCCGGGGTGgcagccgcgggcgacgacgccgtgctgAGCAGCGAGGTTGGCCGCCTGAACAACCAGAGCCTGCTATGGGGGCCGTACAAGCCGAATCTATACTTTGGTGTCCGGCCAAGACTCCCCGAGGGGCTGTGGTCGACGCTGATGTGGAGTCGCATGGATGGCTACGAGGACGTCAAGGACG GCTTCCGGCTCACATGTGAGCAAGGCGAGGAGATGCGGGGCTACGGCTGGGACGAATACGATGCGAGAACCGGCGGCGTGCAGACGATTCACGACGAGGGCAATAAGCTTGACCTGACGACGTCCTTTGTCAAggtgcccggcggcagccacggcggcagctgggccGTCAGGATCAAGGGCGAGCTGCGGGACGGCGCGCCAGAGGACCAGAAGACGACGGTGTACTACTACTTTgcgcaggacggcgagggcgacctgCAAGTGGAGGGCGCGGGCACCGAGTTTGGCTTCGAAGGAGACGTGGCCCTCAAGGGCAACTCCAAGTCCCTCGGCGACTATTCGATTCTGGTGACCAAAGGCAAGGGCAAGCATCCGTCGGTCGACCACGACCTGTCGACGAAACGGCACGGTGACACAACCGTGGTTGGGAGCCTGCAATACGCGGACAACCTGTTGTGGCAGGCCAAGCCGATCCTCTTCCAACAGCTCCAAAAGGCCGCTCAATACGTCCAGGAGACGTATGGCGACGCagctgctccgccgccgtggcaggTATACCGGGTCGATCATGACCCTGGTCAAGGCAACGTGCACATTATCCAGAAGACGTTTGAGGGTCCGTTTGAGTTTGACGTCATTTtctcgtcgggctcggcAGGCAAGGCACTCACGTCGGAGGAGCTCACCCACGAGATCAAGAGGACCTCGGAGTCGTTTTCGCAGAGATTCGGCAAGGTCTTTGATTTGAAGGCTCCGTTCAAGGCGGACAAGTACCTGGCGTTGGGCAAGAGCATGTTCTCCAActtgctgggcggcgtgggctACTTTtacggcgagcagctcatTGATCGGTCCTACGCCCCCGAGTacgacgaggacaacgaGAACTTTTGGGTGGACGCCGCAGAGGCCAGGGGGCGCCGGGCGCAGAAGATGGAGGGCCCGTATGAGCTCTTCACCAGCATCCCCTCGCGGCCCTTCTTCCCACGCGGGTTTCTGTGGGACGAGGGCTTCCACCTGGTGCCCATTGCGGACTGGGACATGGACCTGACGCTGGAGATTATCAAGAGCTGGTACAAGACCATGGACGATGACGGCTGGATCCCCCGGGAGCAGATCTTgggggccgaggcgcggaGCAAGGTGCCCGAGGAGTTTCAGGTGCAGTACCCGCACTACGCCAACCCGCCAACGCTGTTCCTGGTCATTGAGGGGTTCATGGAGCGCTTGCGCAAGGCCAACGGCACGCAACGggcggagaaggagacgcTTTCGCAAGACGAGACGCTCTACCGGGCGCATCTGGATAACGTGGAGCTTGGGGAGGAGTATTTGCGAAAGCTGTACCCGCTCCTGCGACGGCAGTACGACTGGTTCCGGAAGACGCAAAAGGGCGACATCAAGTCGTACGACAGGGAGGCTTTCTCGACAAAGGAAGCCTACCGGTGGCGAGGCCGGACGGAGACGCACTGCCTCACGAGCGGCCTGGATGACTATCCCCgaccgcagccgccgcatccgGGCGAGCTGCACGTCGACCTCATGTCGTGGGTCGGGCTCATGACCAAGTCTCTCCTGAACATTGCGGACGCGCTCGGCATGGCCGAGGAAGTGGCAGAGCTCGAAAGGAACCTCGAGGCCATTCGGCGCAACCTGCAGGACCTGCACTGGTCAGAGAAGGAGGGATGCTTTTGCGACGCGACGATTGACGAGTTTGAGGAGCACAAGCTGGTCTGCCACAAGGGATACGTTTCATTGTTCCCGTTCCTGGTCGGGCTGCTCAAGCCGGATGATCCGAAGCTGGGCAAGACGCTTGAGCTGCTGGGTGACGAGAGCCATCTCTTTAGCGCGCACGGCATCCGCAGCCTGAGCCAACAGGACGAGGGGTATGGGGCCGGCGAGAACTACTGGCGCAGCCCGGTGTGGATGCCGATGAACTACATGGCGGTGACGCAACTCTAC AACGTTGCTACGCAAAAGGGGCCGTTCCAGGACAAGGCGCGGGATCTATAcacgaggctgcggcggaaCCTAGTAGAGACAGTGTACAAAAGCTGGGCGGAGACGGGGTTCGCATGGGAGCAGTACAACCCGGAGACGGGGGCAGGCCAACGAACGAAGCACTTTACGGGCTGGACGAGCCTGGTGGTGAAGCTAATGTCCATGGAGgacctggccggcggccacggacgagacgagctCTGA
- a CDS encoding uncharacterized protein (COG:S~EggNog:ENOG503P6QQ) has translation MSDSRRGRRPNSHQMWDDTDRDRQQPRERDRDMRDRRGYRSRSRERSSPDRRHRDRDAPSDRGRGGGGGGGRGRGRDREPRARYDDRDRRDRDRREDRRDDYHDRDGYNGGAARRRSASPRSASPASGLPTRSRPRDSPHGDDKPDSRRRSRSPRAARHTSDRSPQRRRRGGGDKGDAMDVVEQGKDDDGEAVEEEGEGEGELDPDAAAMQAMLGFGGFGTTKGKKIAGNDVGGVRKEKKSEYRQYMNRQGGFNRPLSPSR, from the coding sequence ATGAGCGActctcgtcgcggccggcggcccaaCAGCCACCAAATGTGGGACGACACCGACCGCGACCGACAACAGCCCCGCGAGCGCGACCGTGACATGCGGGACCGCCGAGGGTACCGCTCAAGGTCGCGTGAGCGCTCCTCACCAGATAGACGACACAGAGATCGCGACGCTCCATCGGACaggggacgcggcggcggcggcggcggtggcaggggccgtggccgtgacCGGGAGCCGCGCGCCCGGTACGACGACAGGGACCGGCGCGATCGCGACCGCCGGGAAGACCGACGAGACGACTACCACGACAGGGATGGCtacaacggcggcgccgcgcgacggcgctccgcctccccgcgAAGTGCCAGCCCCGCCAGCGGCCTGCCTACGCGCTCCCGCCCGCGAGACTCTccccacggcgacgacaaacCCGactcgcggcgccgcagccggtCGCCCCGCGCTGCACGCCACACATCGGACCGATCcccccagcggcggcggcgcggcggcggcgacaagggtgacgccatggacgtggTGGAGCAGGgaaaggacgacgacggcgaggcggtcgaggaggagggggagggggagggggagctcgacccggacgccgccgccatgcaggCCATGCTGGGCTTCGGCGGGTTCGGCAccaccaagggcaagaagattGCGGGCaacgacgtcggcggcgtgcgcaAGGAGAAAAAGTCCGAGTACAGGCAGTACATGAACCGGCAGGGCGGGTTCAACCGGCCGCTCAGCCCGTCGCGATGA